One window of the Oncorhynchus keta strain PuntledgeMale-10-30-2019 chromosome 31, Oket_V2, whole genome shotgun sequence genome contains the following:
- the LOC118364275 gene encoding protein eva-1 homolog B-like → MDAKRKEMDLLSNSIAAYAHIKENPESFGLYFVIGVCFGLVLTLCLLVIRISCKPRTNIPASTPEKKHLKDFSEDECDEDSEDEDEEEEGDVEAPAPMPTTEIPIGNHHNHSQSDGTLSVNVFTSAEELERAQRLEERERIIREIWRNGQPDILGSGTGTIGRVHYY, encoded by the exons ATGGACGCAAAGAGGAAAGAGATGGACCTCCTGAGCAACAGCATAGCTGCCTATGCACACATCaaag AGAACCCAGAGAGCTTTGGGCTGTACTTTGTGATTGGGGTTTGTTTTGGCCTGGTCCTCACCCTCTGCCTCCTGGTCATTCGGATCTCCTGCAAGCCCCGCACCAACATCCCGGCCTCCACGCCCGAGAAGAAACACCTGAAGGACTTCAGTGAGGACGAATGTGATGAAGATAgcgaggatgaggatgaggaagaggagggtgacGTTGAAGCACCTGCCCCCATGCCCACCACAGAGATTCCCATTGGcaaccaccacaaccacagcCAATCGGACGGGACACTGAGCGTTAACGTGTTCACGTCGGCCGAGGAGCTAGAGCGGGCACAGCGATTGGAGGAGAGGGAGCGAATCATACGGGAGATCTGGAGGAATGGGCAGCCTGATATCCTGGGTTCAGGAACAGGCACTATAGGTCGGGTGCACTACTACTAA